One Rhodococcus sp. P1Y DNA window includes the following coding sequences:
- a CDS encoding ABC transporter ATP-binding protein has translation MDNSIDQPTCVQPAVRVRAAHRRYDVGDETVNALNGLSVDFHRSTFTAVMGPSGSGKSTLLQCAAGLDRLDGGETFIGEVEIGSIGERARTLLRRSKVGFVFQSYNLIESLTALQNLELPLRLAGLDPDRSRITAGLVRVGLGDRMHHRPSQLSGGQQQRVAVARALLTEPEVVFADEPTGALDSAGSRSVLELLRSVVDHESQTVVMVTHDPTAASFADRVLFLRDGKVVDDLQHRRGAPGDTRTAAQIAARMTGIAA, from the coding sequence CATCGATCAGCCCACCTGTGTGCAGCCCGCGGTTCGTGTGCGCGCCGCGCACCGCCGATACGACGTGGGCGACGAAACGGTCAACGCACTGAACGGCCTCAGCGTCGACTTCCATCGCAGTACTTTCACCGCGGTGATGGGCCCGTCGGGATCGGGGAAGTCGACGCTCTTGCAGTGCGCTGCGGGGCTCGACCGATTGGACGGCGGGGAGACTTTCATCGGCGAAGTCGAGATCGGCTCCATCGGTGAGCGGGCGCGGACCCTCCTACGCCGGTCCAAGGTGGGCTTCGTGTTTCAGTCCTACAACCTCATCGAATCGCTGACGGCTCTCCAGAATCTGGAGCTGCCCTTGCGGCTTGCCGGACTCGATCCGGACCGTTCTCGGATTACGGCGGGACTCGTGAGGGTCGGTCTAGGTGATCGCATGCATCATCGGCCGTCTCAGCTGTCCGGTGGCCAGCAGCAACGGGTCGCTGTCGCTCGGGCCCTGCTGACCGAGCCCGAAGTGGTGTTCGCCGACGAGCCGACAGGTGCTCTGGACTCCGCCGGGTCGCGATCGGTCTTGGAACTGCTGCGCAGCGTCGTCGATCACGAAAGCCAGACCGTCGTGATGGTGACCCACGATCCGACCGCGGCCTCGTTCGCCGATCGAGTGCTGTTTCTTCGTGACGGAAAAGTGGTCGATGACCTACAGCACCGGCGGGGCGCCCCGGGCGACACCCGGACCGCTGCACAGATCGCTGCCCGAATGACCGGGATCGCGGCATGA